A single genomic interval of Trichosurus vulpecula isolate mTriVul1 chromosome 6, mTriVul1.pri, whole genome shotgun sequence harbors:
- the CASP3 gene encoding caspase-3, whose amino-acid sequence MADTEITADSRSTKSAGLKIFHGSKSAESGLSSESYKMDYPEMGLCVIINNKNFHPNTGMSFRSGTDVDAAHLRDTFKTLKYEVRNKNDLTCKEIIELMYNVSKEDHSQRSSFVCVILSHGEEGIIFGTDGSVELKRLTCFFKGDKCRSLTGKPKLFIIQACRGTELDYGVETDSGTDDDVTCQKIPVEADFLYAYSTAPGYYSWRNSKDGSWFIQSLCAVLKQYADKLEIMQILTRVNRKVATEFESYSLDITFHAKKQVPCIISMLTKELYLFP is encoded by the exons ATGGCAGATACTGAAATCACAGCGGATTCCAGATCCACCAAAAGTGCAGGACT AAAGATCTTCCATGGTAGCAAGTCAGCAGAGTCTGGACTGTCATCAGAAAGCTACAAAATGGATTATCCAGAAATGGGGTTATGTGTCataatcaataataaaaattttcaCCCAAACACTG gGATGTCATTTCGTTCTGGTACAGATGTAGATGCAGCACACCTCAGGGATACGTTCAAGACCTTGAAATATGAAGTCAGGAATAAAAATGATCTGACATGTAAAGAAATAATTGAATTAATGTACAATG ttTCTAAAGAAGATCACAGCCAAAGGAGCAGTTTTGTTTGCGTGATCCTAAGTCATGGTGAAGAAGGAATCATCTTTGGGACAGATGGATCTGTTGAACTGAAAAGATTAACATGTTTCTTTAAAGGGGATAAATGTAGAAGTCTAACAGGAAAACCAAAGCTTTTTATTATTCAG GCATGTAGAGGCACAGAGTTGGATTATGGTGTTGAGACAGACAGTGGCACTGATGATGATGTAACATGCCAGAAAATACCTGTTGAGGCAGACTTCTTATATGCATATTCTACAGCCCCAG gCTACTATTCTTGGAGAAATTCAAAGGATGGTTCGTGGTTTATCCAATCACTTTGTGCAGTGCTGAAACAGTATGCTGACAAGCTTGAAATTATGCAGATCCTTACCAGAGTCAATCGAAAAGTCGCCACCGAGTTTGAATCTTATTCCTTAGACATTACCTTCCATGCAAAGAAGCAGGTGCCATGTATTATATCCATGCTTACTAAGGAACTATATCTTTTCCCCTAA